Proteins encoded together in one Juglans regia cultivar Chandler chromosome 9, Walnut 2.0, whole genome shotgun sequence window:
- the LOC108990150 gene encoding HIPL1 protein-like, which translates to MGRVLFSIVLYCSLVLLFDPSFSLPLCSDSTATFTLNTTLEFCPYNGSVCCNSTEDLQLQKQYHAMNISDPSCASVVKSILCARCDPFSAKLFTVDSTPRPVPVLCNSTVSANSSQSNQAATNFCSSVWDTCQNVSFLNSPFAPSLKGQVGVPLDSNASKLTQYWQSETDFCNAFGGASGDGSVCFGGQPVTLNNTGTPSPPHGLCLEKIGNGSYLNMVAHPDGSNRAFFSNQPGKIWMATIPRQGAGGALELDESNPFVDLTDEVYFDTIFGMMGMAFHPNFSQNGRFFASFTCDKVRWQGCTGRCSCNSDVNCDPSKLGPDNGAQPCQHQIVVAEYTVNGTSSQPSLATSAKPTEVRRIFTMGLPFTSHHGGQILFGPADGYLYIMTGDGGGRGDPYNFAQNKKSLLGKIMRLDVNSIPSTEEIDKLGLWGNYSIPNGNPYKEDTGLQPEIWAYGLRNPWRCSFDSERPSYFMCGDVGENTYEEVDIITKNGNYGWRVYEGPNSFSPPDSPSRNTSPNSISPILPVMGYYHSDVNKKEGSASITAGYFYRSMSDPCMYGRYLYADLYATALWAGTETPENSGNFTTNKIPFSCAADSPIPCSSIHGSSLPTLGYIYSFGEDNSKDIFILASSGVYRVVSPSRCNYTCSKENVTVVVSPGPSPSKSHASHLSDPYNSLVLMFSTLLLLLLGFL; encoded by the exons ATGGGACGAGTTCTTTTCAGTATTGTCCTCTATTGTAGCTTGGTGCTGCTTTTTGACCCTTCCTTTTCGCTTCCTTTATGCAGTGATTCAA CGGCAACCTTTACCCTGAACACTACACTGGAATTTTGTCCTTACAATGGGAGCGTGTGCTGCAACTCCACTGAAGATTTACAATTACAGAAGCAATACCATGCAATGAACATTTCTGATCCTAGCTGTGCTTCTGTTGTGAAATCAATACTTTGCGCT AGATGCGATCCATTTTCGGCTAAGCTATTTACAGTTGATTCTACACCTCGGCCAGTTCCTGTACTTTGCAACTCCACTGTTTCTGCCAATTCGTCTCAATCTAATCAAGCTGCAACTAACTTCTGCTCCAGTGTATGGGATACATGTCAAAATGTGTCTTTCTTGAATTCTCCCTTTGCCCCTTCCCTGAAAGGTCAAGTAGGAGTACCACTGGATTCCAATGCTAGCAAACTGACCCAGTATTGGCAGTCAGAAACTGATTTCTGCAATGCATTTGGCGGAGCTTCTGGTGATGGATCGGTATGTTTTGGTGGTCAACCTGTTACACTAAATAACACTGGAACTCCTAGCCCCCCACATGGTTTGTGCCTTGAGAAAATAGGGAATGGATCTTACCTCAACATGGTTGCTCATCCTGATGGGTCAAATCGAGCATTTTTCAGTAACCAACCAGGTAAGATTTGGATGGCAACTATTCCAAGACAGGGAGCGGGAGGAGCATTGGAGCTTGATGAATCAAATCCTTTTGTAGATCTAACTGATGAAGTATATTTTGATACTATATTTGGGATGATGGGTATGGCATTTCATCCAAACTTTTCACAAAATGGGAGATTCTTTGCGTCATTCACTTGTGATAAAGTTAGGTGGCAAGGATGTACAGGAAGATGTTCATGTAACTCAGATGTCAACTGTGATCCTTCAAAACTAGGTCCTGATAATGGTGCCCAACCATGCCAGCATCAAATTGTTGTTGCAGAGTATACCGTTAATGGTACCTCATCCCAGCCTTCTTTG GCAACAAGTGCCAAACCAACAGAGGTGCGAAGGATATTTACAATGGGGCTTCCATTTACGTCTCATCATGGAGGGCAGATACTCTTTGGACCTGCAGATGGGTATTTGTACATCATGACAGGAGATGGTGGTGGTAGAGGTGATCCTTACAATTTCGCTCAAAACAAGAAATCATTGCTTGGAAAGATTATGAGGCTTGACGTGAATAGCATACCCA GTACAGAAGAAATTGATAAACTTGGTCTTTGGGGAAACTATTCTATCCCCAATGGTAATCCTTATAAGGAAGATACAGGATTGCAGCCTGAAATATGGGCTTATGGATTAAGAAATCCTTGGCGCTGTAGTTTTGATTCAGAAAGGCCTTCCTACTTCATGTGTGGAGATGTTGGGGAG AATACATATGAAGAGGTGGATATCATCACCAAGAATGGAAACTATGGCTGGCGTGTTTATGAGGGCCCAAATTCATTCTCTCCTCCTGATTCACCTAGCAGAAATACGTCTCCAAATTCCATAAGCCCAATTCTTCCAGTGATGGGATACTACCATTCTGATGTAAATAAGAAGGAAGGATCTGCATCAATCACAGCAGGCTATTTCTATCGGTCTATGTCTGATCCTTGCATGTATGGAAG GTACTTGTATGCAGATCTGTATGCAACTGCCCTATGGGCTGGCACTGAGACTCCAGAAAACAGTGGCAACTTTACCACTAATAAAATTCCTTTCAGTTGTGCAGCAGACTCTCCTATACCTTGCAGCTCCATTCATGGAAGCTCTCTTCCAACTTTGGGTTATATTTACTCATTCGGTGAAGACAAcagcaaggatatttttatcCTTGCTAGCAGTGGCGTTTACAGAGTTGTTAGTCCTAGTCGTTGTAATTACACTTGCTCAAAGGAAAATGTCACTGTTGTCGTAAGCCCAGGTCCTTCTCCCTCTAAATCTCACGCTAGCCATTTGAGTGACCCCTATAACAGTTTAGTGCTCATGTTCTCAACTTTGTTGTTGCTTTTGCTGGGTTTCCTTTAG